In one Zalophus californianus isolate mZalCal1 chromosome 10, mZalCal1.pri.v2, whole genome shotgun sequence genomic region, the following are encoded:
- the LOC113932696 gene encoding gamma-aminobutyric acid receptor-associated protein-like produces the protein MKFVYKEEHPFKKRPSEGKKIRKKYPDRVPVVVEKDPKAWIGDLDKKKYLVPSDLTVDQFYFLIQKQIHLRAEDALFFFVNNVIPPTSATMGQLYQEHHEEDFFL, from the coding sequence ATGAAGTTCGTGTATAAAGAGGAGCATCCCTTCAAGAAACGCCCCTCTGAGGGCAAGAAGATCCGAAAGAAATACCCGGACCGGGTTCCGGTGGTAGTAGAAAAGGATCCCAAAGCTTGGATAGGAGACCTGGACAAAAAGAAATATCTGGTGCCTTCTGATCTCACAGTTGATCAGTTCTACTTCTTGATCCAGAAGCAAATTCATCTCCGAGCTGAGGatgccttgtttttctttgtcaacaaTGTCATTCCACCCACCAGTGCCACAATGGGTCAGCTATACCAGGAACACCATGAAGAAGACTTCTTTCTATAA